One window of the Carassius auratus strain Wakin unplaced genomic scaffold, ASM336829v1 scaf_tig00216727, whole genome shotgun sequence genome contains the following:
- the LOC113098883 gene encoding cellular tumor antigen p53-like — MGDKELLELPVSQGKFEQIWGDLGFGELIKELPRTNSDAWLTAALPDGHFTDGFDLDLPENKDAAVPATDVAPVVDSLPPPATVMPSTTNYPGEYDFQLRFNQSSTTKSATSTVSDEQNILNIQFFFSPAFSPDLHTFINQSSSFH; from the exons ATGGGTGATAAGGAACTGCTAGAGTTGCCCGTGAGCCAGGGCAAATTTGAGCAGATTTGGGGGGACCT AGGATTTGGTGAGCTGATCAAGGAGCTGCCTCGTACAAACAGTGATGCTTGGCTTACCGCT GCATTGCCCGATGGCCATTTTACAGATGGCTTTGACCTGGATCTCCCAGAGAACAAGGATGCTGCTGTTCCTGCAACTGATGTAGCCCCAGTTGTGGACAGCCTCCCACCTCCTGCCACTGTAATGCCCTCAACCACAAactatcctggagaatatgactTCCAGTTACGCTTTAATCAGTCCAGCACTACAAAGTCGGCCACATCTACAGTAAGTGATGagcaaaatattttgaatatccagttttttttttctcctgctttTTCCCCAGATCTGCATACGTTTATCAACCAGTCTAGTAGTTTTCACTAA